The proteins below come from a single Drosophila busckii strain San Diego stock center, stock number 13000-0081.31 chromosome X, ASM1175060v1, whole genome shotgun sequence genomic window:
- the LOC108607255 gene encoding DNA topoisomerase 3-beta — protein MRNVLMVAEKPSLAASLAAILSNGRSVPRRGNSSCSTHEWSGQFRNEGTVHFKMTSVCGHVMSLDFISKFNSWDKVDPVELFGCPTEKKECNPKQQMRSFLAQEARGCDTLVLWLDCDKEGENICFEVMDAVQHVIQNVYSPKVTYRAHFSAITEKDIKGAMEKLGHPNENEAKSVDARQELDLRIGCAFTRFQTKFFQGRYGDLDSSLISYGPCQTPTLGFCVKRHDDIQNFKPESFWYLQMLAGHPEFTLDWERGRVFKKDLTNMLLNRVKEHKVATVESVTTKEAFKSKPQALNTVELMRICSSGLGIGPFQAMQIAERLYTQGYISYPRTETNQYPENFDLHAVMHVLTPSSDFGAEARAISSDFQTPRKGKDAGDHPPITPMKLAQRSEFDRDTWRVYEFICRHFMGTVSRDLKYRVTTVKLRAGGEGFSCTSNVLIDAGYTKVMTWLAFGKDEAIPPFVQGTKVAINDVRMSEGQTGPPDYLTEAELITLMEQHAIGTDASIPVHINNICQRNYVRIETGRKLIPTTLGIVLVHGYQKIDPELVLPTMRSEVEHALTLIAKGSADFKAVLRHAIRIFKLKFMYFVDHILSMDMLFEINFSPLAESGKAHSRCGKCRRYMKYIQTKPARLYCTTCDENYTLPNGNVKVYREYKCPLDDFELLAFSTGAKGRSFPFCPYCYNHPPFRDMPKLSGCNSCTHPSCPHSLYTLGISSCVECETGILVLDCTLSPSWKMVCNRCDVIINCFKGAVKVTVEDIRCQDCGAQVVNVVYKPEKSKFKDGSEEKTGCVFCSMDFAHLVEKHRAVASRQVRNGGPRGGPPGGNAGALVNGHGRGGRGGRPPRDKMAQLAAYFV, from the exons ATGAGGAACGTATTGATGGTTGCCGAGAAGCCCTCGCTGGCTGCCTCATTAGCTGCAATACTTTCAAATGGACGAAGCGTACCAAGGCGAG GTAACAGTAGTTGCTCCACGCACGAATGGTCGGGCCAGTTCCGCAATGAGGGTACTGTACACTTTAAGATGACATCAGTGTGCGGTCATGTGATGTCACTGGATTTTATTAGTAAATTCAACTCCTGGGATAAGGTGGATCCCGTAGAACTTTTTGGTTGTCCAACCGAAAAGAAGGAATGCAATCCGAAGCAACAAATGCGCTCGTTTCTGGCACAGGAAGCGCGCGGCTGCGATACTTTGGTGCTCTGGCTCGATTGTGACAAGGAGGGTGAGAATATATGCTTTGAGGTCATGGATGCTGTGCAGCATGTCATACAGAATGTGTATAGTCCTAAAGTGACGTACCGTGCACATTTCTCGGCTATAACCGAAAAAGATATAAAGGGTGCAATGGAAAAACTTGGCCATCCCAATGAAAATGAGGCGAAGTCGGTGGACGCGCGACAGGAATTAGATTTGCGCATTGGTTGTGCCTTTACACGCTTCCAGACCAAATTTTTTCAAGGACGATATGGGGATCTAGACTCGTCGCTCATTTCGTACGGACCCTGCCAAACGCCCACTCTGGGCTTTTGCGTTAAACGTCATGATGATATACAAAACTTCAAGCCCGAAAGCTTTTGGTATCTGCAGATGCTTGCTGGCCATCCGGAGTTTACGCTGGATTGGGAGCGTGGGCGAGTCTTCAAAAAAGACCTTACCAATATGCTGCTCAATCGCGTCAAGGAGCACAAAGTGGCCAC CGTGGAGAGCGTCACCACCAAGGAAGCGTTCAAGAGCAAGCCGCAGGCTTTGAATACGGTGGAGCTGATGAGGATTTGCAGCTCTGGCTTGGGCATCGGTCCCTTTCAAGCCATGCAAATTGCGGAACGTCTTTATACTCAAGGATATATAAGTTATCCGCGCACAGAGACCAATCAGTATCCGGAGAACTTTGACCTTCATGCCGTgatgcacgtgctgacgccgTCAAGTGACTTTGGCGCAGAGGCCCGCGCCATATCAAGCGATTTTCAAACGCCGCGTAAGGGTAAGGATGCTGGCGACCATCCGCCCATAACGCCCATGAAGCTTGCTCAACGCAGTGAGTTTGATCGTGACACCTGGCGTGTCTACGAGTTCATTTGCCGTCACTTTATGGGCACAGTGTCGCGGGATCTAAAATATCGCGTAACCACAGTCAAACTCCGTGCCGGCGGCGAAGGTTTCAGCTGCACCAGCAACGTGTTAATCGATGCGGGTTACACCAAGGTTATGACCTGGCTCGCCTTTGGTAAAGATGAGGCCATTCCACCGTTTGTTCAGGGCACAAAAGTGGCCATCAATGATGTGCGCATGTCAGAGGGCCAAACGGGTCCGCCTGATTACCTCACCGAGGCTGAGCTTATAACGCTCATGGAGCAGCATGCCATTGGCACTGACGCCTCCATACCGGTGCACATTAATAACATATGCCAGCGCAATTATGTGCGCATTGAAACCGGACGCAAGCTCATACCCACTACGCTGGGCATTGTGCTGGTGCATGGCTATCAAAAGATCGATCCAGAACTAGTGCTTCCAACCATGCGTTCGGAAGTGGAGCATGCGCTGACGCTGATTGCCAAGGGCTCAGCTGATTTCAAAGCTGTGCTGCGCCATGCCATTAGAatctttaagcttaaattcaTGTATTTTGTGGATCACATTCTAAGCATGGACATGCTCTTTGAAATAAACTTCTCCCCGCTGGCAGAGTCCGGCAAGGCGCATTCGCGCTGCGGCAAGTGTCGACGCTACATGAAATATATACAG ACCAAACCTGCGCGTTTGTATTGCACGACCTGCGATGAGAATTACACGCTGCCCAATGGCAATGTAAAGGTGTATCGAGAGTATAAGTGTCCGCTGGATGATTTTGAGCTGTTGGCCTTCTCCACGGGCGCTAAGGGGCGTTCGTTTCCATTTTGCCCGTACTGCTACAATCATCCGCCATTCAGGGACATGCCCAAGTTATCTGGCTGCAATTCCTGCACGCACCCCAGCTGCCCACACTCACTCTACACGTTGGGCATATCAAGTTGCGTTGAGTGCGAGACTGGCATTCTCGTCTTGGACTGCACGCTATCGCCCTCTTGGAAGATGGTCTGCAATCGTTGTGATGTCATTATTAACTGCTTCAAAGGAGCCGTTAAAGTCACTGTCGAAG atATCAGATGCCAAGATTGCGGTGCACAGGTGGTTAATGTTGTGTACAAACCGGAGAAGTCAAAATTCAAGGATGGCAGCGAGGAAAAAACGGGCTGCGTATTCTGTTCGATGGATTTTGCACATCTGGTGGAAAAACATCGAGCTGTGGCCTCGCGGCAAGTAAGAAATGGCGGTCCTCGTGGTGGCCCTCCTGGTGGCAACGCTGGCGCATTAGTTAATGGTCATGGTCGCGGTGGACGCGGTGGTCGGCCGCCTAGGGACAAAATGGCACAATTGGCGGCATATTTCGTATGA